A genomic segment from Glycine max cultivar Williams 82 chromosome 1, Glycine_max_v4.0, whole genome shotgun sequence encodes:
- the LOC102662030 gene encoding protein ALTERED PHOSPHATE STARVATION RESPONSE 1 isoform X2: protein MGCCHSKIEREETVSRCKARKRYMKQFVQARHAFSAAHVMYIRSLRATGSALFQFANAETTVLHHHLPSRPHPILPPPPPRTPTPMPPPPPPPMSPSSYTWTSDTTSSPALPQPPPPPPPPVASSAWDFWDPFMPVVASRLATEEEWEATTTTGSEVVVMAAASVTAPPSVVSGFSKETPSELAMVVSRNSTKDLVEVIKELDDYFLKAADAGSHVSLLLEVPNSGFSDNSKALHSYGWSLSPSLWAWGSSPKLNGGAFGVNGVGSVGHCSTVERLYAWEKKLYQEVKNAKTIKMEHEKKLALLRKVEMKRADYVKTEKTKKGVEKLESQMMVASQAIDSTSAEIIKLREVELYPQLIELVKGLMCMWRSMYECHQVQKHIVQQLEYLNTIPSNNPTSEIHRQSTLQLELEVKQWHQSFCNLFKAHRDYIQSLTGWLRFTLFQFSKNPLSRTPEESKIYSLCEEWHLAVDRIPDKVASEGIKSLLTVIHAIVVQQAEEQKQKKRSDSAFKELEKKVVQLRSLECKYGPYSMPESYGSMRTKDPVTEKRAKVDALRAKAEEEKSKYEKSVSVTRAMTLNNLQMGCPHVFQGIVGFSSVCMEVFESVYNKAKAAEQEHDVKRILP from the exons ATGGGTTGCTGCCACTCCAAAATAGAGAGGGAAGAAACGGTGTCGCGTTGCAAAGCCAGAAAGCGTTACATGAAGCAGTTCGTGCAAGCAAGACACGCTTTTTCCGCTGCACATGTTATGTACATTCGCTCCCTTCGCGCCACTGGTTCTGCACTCTTTCAGTTCGCAAATGCCGAAACCACcgtcctccaccaccaccttcCGTCGCGCCCTCATCCCATTCTCCCGCCGCCGCCGCCTAGAACCCCCACCCCGATGCCGCCGCCACCTCCTCCTCCGATGAGCCCTAGTTCCTACACGTGGACGTCGGACACCACCTCCTCTCCCGCCCTTCCTCAGCCGCCgccgcctcctcctcctccggTGGCGTCCTCCGCCTGGGACTTCTGGGACCCGTTCATGCCTGTGGTGGCTTCCCGGTTGGCAACGGAGGAGGAGTGGGAGGCGACGACCACCACGGGATCGGAGGTGGTGGTGATGGCGGCGGCGAGCGTGACGGCGCCTCCGTCTGTGGTGAGCGGGTTTTCCAAAGAGACACCTAGTGAGCTTGCAATGGTGGTGTCAAGGAACAGTACTAAGGATCTTGTTGAAGTTATCAAAGAGCTTGATGACTATTTTCTCAAAGCTGCTGATGCTGGTTCTCATGTTTCTTTGCTCCTTGAAGTTCCAAACTCTGGATTTTCTGATAACAGTAAAGCAT TGCACAGCTATGGGTGGAGTTTGAGTCCATCATTGTGGGCTTGGGGTTCGAGTCCGAAGCTGAATGGTGGTGCTTTTGGGGTTAATGGAGTTGGAAGTGTTGGGCACTGTTCCACGGTGGAGAGGCTATATGCATGGGAGAAGAAATTGTACCAAGAGGTCAAG AATGCTAAGACTATAAAGATGGAGCATGAGAAGAAGCTGGCACTCCTAAGGAAGGTGGAGATGAAGAGAGCTGACTATGTGAAGACAGAGAAGACAAAGAAAGGAGTGGAGAAATTAGAGTCACAAATGATGGTTGCTTCTCAGGCCATTGATAGTACATCTGCTGAAATCATCAAATTAAGGGAGGTAGAGCTCTACCCTCAACTCATTGAGCTTGTAAAAGG ATTAATGTGCATGTGGAGAAGCATGTACGAATGCCATCAAGTCCAGAAGCACATAGTTCAGCAGCTAGAGTACCTCAATACCATACCATCAAACAACCCCACATCTGAGATTCACAGGCAATCAACTCTTCAGCTGGAGCTCGAAGTAAAGCAATGGCACCAGTCCTTCTGCAACCTCTTCAAGGCCCACCGCGATTACATCCAATCCCTCACAGGTTGGCTAAGGTTCACCCTTTTCCAGTTCAGCAAAAACCCTCTAAGCCGAACCCCCGAGGAGTCAAAGATATACTCCCTCTGTGAAGAATGGCACCTCGCCGTTGACCGCATTCCAGACAAGGTAGCATCCGAAGGAATAAAAAGCTTGTTGACAGTTATTCATGCCATTGTAGTGCAACAGGCAGAGGAGCAAAAACAGAAGAAGAGGTCAGATTCCGCATTCAAAGAGCTCGAGAAGAAGGTGGTTCAGCTTCGGTCCTTGGAGTGCAAGTATGGTCCATACTCCATGCCGGAATCCTACGGTTCCATGAGAACCAAGGACCCTGTGACCGAGAAGCGCGCCAAGGTGGATGCCTTGAGAGCAAAGgcagaggaagagaagagcaaaTATGAGAAGTCAGTGAGTGTAACGCGGGCAATGACGCTGAACAACTTGCAAATGGGTTGCCCTCATGTGTTTCAAGGGATTGTTGGGTTTTCAAGTGTGTGCATGGAAGTTTTTGAGTCTGTATACAACAAAGCCAAAGCTGCTGAACAGGAGCATGACGTGAAGAGAATATTACCATAG
- the LOC102662030 gene encoding protein ALTERED PHOSPHATE STARVATION RESPONSE 1 isoform X1 → MGCCHSKIEREETVSRCKARKRYMKQFVQARHAFSAAHVMYIRSLRATGSALFQFANAETTVLHHHLPSRPHPILPPPPPRTPTPMPPPPPPPMSPSSYTWTSDTTSSPALPQPPPPPPPPVASSAWDFWDPFMPVVASRLATEEEWEATTTTGSEVVVMAAASVTAPPSVVSGFSKETPSELAMVVSRNSTKDLVEVIKELDDYFLKAADAGSHVSLLLEVPNSGFSDNSKACKVHSYGWSLSPSLWAWGSSPKLNGGAFGVNGVGSVGHCSTVERLYAWEKKLYQEVKNAKTIKMEHEKKLALLRKVEMKRADYVKTEKTKKGVEKLESQMMVASQAIDSTSAEIIKLREVELYPQLIELVKGLMCMWRSMYECHQVQKHIVQQLEYLNTIPSNNPTSEIHRQSTLQLELEVKQWHQSFCNLFKAHRDYIQSLTGWLRFTLFQFSKNPLSRTPEESKIYSLCEEWHLAVDRIPDKVASEGIKSLLTVIHAIVVQQAEEQKQKKRSDSAFKELEKKVVQLRSLECKYGPYSMPESYGSMRTKDPVTEKRAKVDALRAKAEEEKSKYEKSVSVTRAMTLNNLQMGCPHVFQGIVGFSSVCMEVFESVYNKAKAAEQEHDVKRILP, encoded by the exons ATGGGTTGCTGCCACTCCAAAATAGAGAGGGAAGAAACGGTGTCGCGTTGCAAAGCCAGAAAGCGTTACATGAAGCAGTTCGTGCAAGCAAGACACGCTTTTTCCGCTGCACATGTTATGTACATTCGCTCCCTTCGCGCCACTGGTTCTGCACTCTTTCAGTTCGCAAATGCCGAAACCACcgtcctccaccaccaccttcCGTCGCGCCCTCATCCCATTCTCCCGCCGCCGCCGCCTAGAACCCCCACCCCGATGCCGCCGCCACCTCCTCCTCCGATGAGCCCTAGTTCCTACACGTGGACGTCGGACACCACCTCCTCTCCCGCCCTTCCTCAGCCGCCgccgcctcctcctcctccggTGGCGTCCTCCGCCTGGGACTTCTGGGACCCGTTCATGCCTGTGGTGGCTTCCCGGTTGGCAACGGAGGAGGAGTGGGAGGCGACGACCACCACGGGATCGGAGGTGGTGGTGATGGCGGCGGCGAGCGTGACGGCGCCTCCGTCTGTGGTGAGCGGGTTTTCCAAAGAGACACCTAGTGAGCTTGCAATGGTGGTGTCAAGGAACAGTACTAAGGATCTTGTTGAAGTTATCAAAGAGCTTGATGACTATTTTCTCAAAGCTGCTGATGCTGGTTCTCATGTTTCTTTGCTCCTTGAAGTTCCAAACTCTGGATTTTCTGATAACAGTAAAGCAT GTAAAGTGCACAGCTATGGGTGGAGTTTGAGTCCATCATTGTGGGCTTGGGGTTCGAGTCCGAAGCTGAATGGTGGTGCTTTTGGGGTTAATGGAGTTGGAAGTGTTGGGCACTGTTCCACGGTGGAGAGGCTATATGCATGGGAGAAGAAATTGTACCAAGAGGTCAAG AATGCTAAGACTATAAAGATGGAGCATGAGAAGAAGCTGGCACTCCTAAGGAAGGTGGAGATGAAGAGAGCTGACTATGTGAAGACAGAGAAGACAAAGAAAGGAGTGGAGAAATTAGAGTCACAAATGATGGTTGCTTCTCAGGCCATTGATAGTACATCTGCTGAAATCATCAAATTAAGGGAGGTAGAGCTCTACCCTCAACTCATTGAGCTTGTAAAAGG ATTAATGTGCATGTGGAGAAGCATGTACGAATGCCATCAAGTCCAGAAGCACATAGTTCAGCAGCTAGAGTACCTCAATACCATACCATCAAACAACCCCACATCTGAGATTCACAGGCAATCAACTCTTCAGCTGGAGCTCGAAGTAAAGCAATGGCACCAGTCCTTCTGCAACCTCTTCAAGGCCCACCGCGATTACATCCAATCCCTCACAGGTTGGCTAAGGTTCACCCTTTTCCAGTTCAGCAAAAACCCTCTAAGCCGAACCCCCGAGGAGTCAAAGATATACTCCCTCTGTGAAGAATGGCACCTCGCCGTTGACCGCATTCCAGACAAGGTAGCATCCGAAGGAATAAAAAGCTTGTTGACAGTTATTCATGCCATTGTAGTGCAACAGGCAGAGGAGCAAAAACAGAAGAAGAGGTCAGATTCCGCATTCAAAGAGCTCGAGAAGAAGGTGGTTCAGCTTCGGTCCTTGGAGTGCAAGTATGGTCCATACTCCATGCCGGAATCCTACGGTTCCATGAGAACCAAGGACCCTGTGACCGAGAAGCGCGCCAAGGTGGATGCCTTGAGAGCAAAGgcagaggaagagaagagcaaaTATGAGAAGTCAGTGAGTGTAACGCGGGCAATGACGCTGAACAACTTGCAAATGGGTTGCCCTCATGTGTTTCAAGGGATTGTTGGGTTTTCAAGTGTGTGCATGGAAGTTTTTGAGTCTGTATACAACAAAGCCAAAGCTGCTGAACAGGAGCATGACGTGAAGAGAATATTACCATAG